In the Salinisphaera sp. T31B1 genome, one interval contains:
- a CDS encoding TetR family transcriptional regulator — protein MTATQTPMTRTAEQTTTKSRRRAPRRGEARDALMQAALELVATEANFSAISLRRIAREAGVVPTAFYRHFEDLDALGLSLVEQTFKALRAILQQAQLSSLPLKGLVRYSVELFAHHVRDNQLLFQFVVKERFSGTVAMRAAIHDEIRLLINALADDFSRFDEFSHISRSDLRMLADLVVNTVISLAERILDVDPDNAEDSALMLRAEKQLRLIFMGIGRWESRPAPAGTRPPS, from the coding sequence ATGACCGCCACGCAAACGCCCATGACCCGAACGGCCGAACAGACGACGACCAAATCCCGCCGACGTGCGCCCCGTCGCGGCGAGGCGCGCGATGCACTCATGCAGGCCGCCTTGGAACTGGTGGCGACCGAAGCCAATTTCTCGGCGATTTCGCTGCGTCGAATTGCACGCGAAGCGGGCGTGGTGCCGACGGCGTTCTACCGGCACTTCGAGGATTTGGATGCACTCGGGCTGAGTCTGGTCGAACAGACGTTCAAGGCGCTGCGCGCCATACTCCAACAAGCGCAGCTGTCATCGCTGCCGCTCAAGGGGTTGGTTCGCTACTCGGTCGAGCTGTTCGCCCACCACGTCCGCGACAACCAGCTGTTGTTCCAGTTCGTCGTCAAGGAACGGTTTTCCGGTACGGTCGCCATGCGGGCTGCAATCCACGACGAGATTCGGCTGCTGATCAACGCCCTGGCCGACGATTTTTCCCGCTTCGACGAGTTCTCGCACATCTCGCGGAGTGACTTGCGAATGCTTGCCGATCTGGTGGTCAATACCGTGATCTCGCTGGCCGAACGCATCCTCGACGTCGATCCGGACAACGCCGAAGACAGCGCGTTGATGCTGCGCGCGGAGAAACAGCTGCGCCTGATCTTCATGGGCATCGGTCGCTGGGAGAGCCGCCCTGCCCCGGCTGGTACACGGCCGCCGTCCTGA
- a CDS encoding DUF2059 domain-containing protein translates to MALLLAGQSALAQSGGGPADDTTASKDALIRELVNLTDASQLEAVFSRQFIDRVANAVAFVQPNLDPATMAVIRQEATSVVRERIESGDALYSVLYPVYEKHFNIFELNQLVTFYESPLGQRLVRVSPQLLTESLSLGREWGLSLVPEIIDRVQTRLSNSN, encoded by the coding sequence TTGGCCCTGTTGCTGGCGGGACAAAGCGCACTCGCGCAATCCGGCGGTGGGCCGGCCGATGACACAACGGCCTCGAAAGACGCGCTCATCCGCGAGCTGGTCAATCTTACCGACGCAAGCCAGCTGGAGGCGGTCTTTTCACGCCAGTTCATCGACCGCGTGGCCAACGCCGTGGCGTTCGTCCAGCCGAATCTGGACCCGGCGACCATGGCGGTGATCCGGCAGGAAGCGACATCGGTGGTGCGCGAGCGAATCGAATCGGGAGATGCGCTGTACTCAGTGCTTTACCCGGTCTACGAAAAGCACTTCAATATTTTTGAGCTTAATCAGCTGGTGACGTTCTACGAGTCGCCGCTGGGCCAGAGGCTGGTGCGCGTATCGCCGCAGCTGCTTACCGAGTCGCTGTCGCTGGGTCGTGAATGGGGTTTGTCACTGGTGCCCGAGATCATCGACCGGGTTCAGACACGTCTGTCGAATTCCAACTGA
- a CDS encoding ferredoxin reductase has translation MRPLVKKVLSSSLVGAMASPLSVDDYLSLIDRRLSLSEPRGRVVGVARQTADSVTLSIEPNDNWAGHLSGQHVLLGVDLNGTRHSRCFSIVSVPGEPLIEITVKRNGDGRVSNFLVDHAARGQLVYLSAAQGTFVPEGPLPARALLLSAGSGITPVMGWLRDWVARGACGEVVFVHYARSRDEMIYADELEDLAARHSGLSLKTVFTAADGQRLDAQALEAMVPDIDQRTAWVCGPTGFMDVAEAAIGARSRAPLYREQFAATRREVAHGEGAVRFIRSDIAASGEQGSLLEVAEGAGLKPAYGCRMGVCHACKCRVAEGRVRDLRTNRTRDVRDTDIQLCIHAAAGDVTVEL, from the coding sequence ATGAGACCCCTGGTCAAGAAAGTGCTGAGCAGCTCGCTGGTCGGCGCCATGGCCAGCCCGCTCTCCGTCGACGATTATCTGTCTCTTATCGATCGCCGGCTCTCGCTGTCCGAACCGCGCGGCCGTGTGGTCGGCGTGGCACGTCAGACTGCCGATAGCGTCACGCTGTCGATCGAGCCCAACGATAACTGGGCCGGTCATCTCAGCGGCCAGCATGTGTTGCTGGGCGTTGACTTAAACGGCACACGGCACAGCCGCTGTTTTTCCATCGTCAGCGTGCCAGGTGAGCCGCTCATCGAAATCACCGTCAAGCGCAACGGCGACGGCCGTGTGAGCAATTTTCTGGTCGATCACGCCGCGCGGGGGCAACTCGTCTATCTGAGCGCGGCCCAGGGCACGTTCGTGCCCGAAGGCCCGCTGCCGGCCCGTGCGCTGCTGCTCAGCGCCGGTAGTGGCATCACACCGGTGATGGGATGGCTGCGCGACTGGGTCGCGCGCGGCGCGTGCGGCGAGGTGGTCTTCGTGCACTACGCGCGCAGCCGCGACGAGATGATCTACGCGGACGAGCTCGAAGATCTGGCTGCGCGCCATTCCGGGCTGTCGCTGAAGACTGTCTTCACCGCTGCTGACGGCCAGCGTCTGGATGCGCAGGCGCTAGAGGCCATGGTGCCGGATATCGACCAGCGCACCGCATGGGTCTGCGGCCCGACCGGGTTCATGGACGTCGCCGAAGCGGCGATCGGCGCGCGAAGCCGGGCGCCGCTTTATCGAGAGCAGTTTGCGGCCACCCGCCGTGAGGTTGCGCATGGCGAGGGCGCCGTACGCTTTATCCGGTCTGATATCGCCGCCTCCGGCGAGCAGGGCTCCCTGCTCGAAGTCGCCGAGGGGGCAGGCTTGAAGCCGGCCTACGGTTGCCGCATGGGTGTCTGTCACGCATGCAAATGTCGCGTGGCCGAAGGCCGGGTACGTGACTTGCGGACCAACCGGAC